The Conger conger chromosome 11, fConCon1.1, whole genome shotgun sequence genome includes the window ggaactgtggaatgtagttcgTTTATCCAGGGCTGAAATACCCtcggtgccagaagttggttgactcaatgCAACGCTGAtgtgcagcagttatcaaaacaatggttatgcaactaaatactagttcagtaatttaaagtgaagttaaatcttgaaaaattattcagtttatacagtatttgagtttgaagagaaaaatggttgcacttcattcactttttttaacgcactgctatttatttgaacagaaCTGTACTGTTGTCCTGTCCAGTGAACagctgtgtctgctactcttttgcagctcttttgcagtgtgggttcttctgagcatttctcaccaggtctcaggccattctatctgaaatcattctgtcttccagaccttgccttgaacagtcaactgttccatttattttccattttcaaataatgtttctgacagtggaaaaaggtagtttgaaacattgagtttTTGTAGTCTTCTCCtttttggtggaaatgaaccatcttcattctgaaatcctagGACTATTTAGAGGAACCATGGTTATTAAAGTAGGAAAAAAGGTATGTTTCCccccaaaaacagaaaaaaagttttcctTTAACACCAGACAGGACACCCACTGAACAGATACTTTAGAAGCCATAgatttacttcagaataaaaggttaatccctggaattatactcacttgactcattgaagccctaatgagtaaatcacctgggtctgggccttggtaatcatctttttaagaAGTAGTGaagttcccaaacttttgcacagggcccttttcctttttttatcatttataagcaataaaaaatgaaaataaaaagcaatcttgctttaagaTTTGCAAAagggtctcatgtttaacattgtgccatttagagttcaggtttgttttcgATCACATAGATTCATTGCAAcggacatttaaaccaggggtgccaacatttttgcaccccactgtataaatTGCATATCATCATATATGAATATTCATACTAAATATTCATATCTGAAATGGTGTGACCTCAGGGTCTGTAGTATGGAGGTATGTGGAGGGGAAAGTTATGCTGCAACACAGAAGCTCTTCTATCAGCCTCCTCTCTGTGACTGacagaaataaagcaaaaaatatttGGTGACTCTCTAGAAACATGAAAGTGGCAAATTGATACACAAAAGTAACAAAATACACATCAAACAGTAAGAACCCATAATATATGTGATGAAGACATGTAATTTAGCTGTTGAGCAGTGACATGAGTCGGTGGTGATTTATAGCACATTAATTAGTTAGTCTGATGTTGCACGAGCCCTAAATAGTGCAACACAGTCACCTCAGTTCTTCAGGTCAAACGTTGCCTAGCACCACACCCCAAAAAAATGCCCAGCAAAATCTCTGCaagacagagcgagagacacAGGCATGAAGAACAGAGCATGAAACAGCCAGAAGCTCATAATCGGAGAAAGCAATCTGGGCACGCGGCCAGCGATGACAGCACCATTATATTTAACCCCACATGCACATCTCAATGGAGATTCCACAGATTGGACTTTGCTATGGAATGAGATCCATTAAGTGCCATACACTTTGCCAGAAGCCCAGGGCCCTGGCACTGCCCCCATCGTTCACTACACCCTCGCAAGGTGCAACTTGACATTTTGAAGCTAATTGAGTACAATTGAAATAATGGCATGTGCTTGGGAAGCGCAGTGAGGCCATACCCCGAGATTGAATATGAGACATCAGCTCTTCACCTGTCTCAGCCGTGTGCGATTGAATATGAGACATCAGCTCTTCACCTGTCTCAGCCGTGTGCGATTGAATATGAGACATCAGCTCTTCACCTGTCTCAGCCGTGTGCGATTGAATATGAGACATCAGCTCTTCACCTGTCTCAGCCGTGTGCGATTGAATATGAGACATCAGCTCTTCACCTGTCTCAGCCGTGTGCGATTGAATATGAGACATCAGCTCTTCACCTGTCTCAGCCGTGTGCGATTGAATATGAGACATCAGCTCTTCACCTGTCTCAGCCGTGTGCGATTGAATATGAGACATCAGCTCTTCACCTGTCTCAGCCGTGTGCGATTGAATATGAGACATCAGCTCTTCACCTGTCTCAGCCGTGTGCGATTGAATATGAGACATCAGCTCTTCACCTGTCTCAGCCGTGTGCGATTGAATATGAGACATCAGCTCTTCACCTGTCTCAGCCGTGTGCGATTGAATATGAGACATCAGCTCTTCACCTGTCTCAGCCGTGTGCGATTGAATATGAGACATCAGCTCTTCACCTGTCTCAGCCGTGTGCGATTGAATATGAGACATCAGCTCTTCACCTGTCTCAGCCGTGTGCGATTGAATATGAGACATCAGCTCTTCACCTGTCTCAGCCGTGTGCGATTGAATATGAGACATCAGCTCTTCACCTGTCTCAGCCGTGTGCGATTGAATATGAGACATCAGCTCTTCACCTGTCTCAGCCGTGTGCGATTGAATATGAGACATCAGCTCTTCACCTGTCTCAGCCGTGTGCGATTGAATATGAGACATCAGCTCTTCACCTGTCTCAGCCGTGTGCGATTGAATATGAGACATCAGCTCTTCACCTGTCTCAGCCGTGTGCGATTGAATATGAGACATCAGCTCTTCACCTGTCTCAGCCGTGTGCGATTGAATATGAGACATCAGCTCTTCACCTGTCTCAGCCGTGTGCGATTGATTTGGCCTTTCACTGGAGATGGTGCAACTgacattaaaatatgaaattactttccatttctctctccctttcaagGGGAAATAAATAACGTCTtgaatggtaaaataaatacacatcgGATGGAACAGAGGAAATCACAGTCAGTAACTGTAAAAATGCTTCTATATTGTCAAAGTCTATGAAGGTGCACTTACATAAtcaaaattgtttattttccatGCATATACCTGATATAATCCATAATATAAACATGTGGCATCTATtagcacacaaaaacatatgcaATTTTTGAAAGATTTCTAATTCCTGCCAGACAATCCATACTTGGCAAACACATTGAAAAGTTACATCCATTTGCTTCTTTTAACCATACGGGTTGGACATATGAAGAAATCTCAATGTTGATCAAAATGGCATTGCCAATttgtttaaacaaattcaggaaATATGTTCCAGCAAGTTGCTGGGTGAATATGAACAGGGGTGTGTACTTTATCCAACAGAGGAATTCCTTTTCACAGAGTAAATGCCTGAGGGGAAAGTATGTTAGATCAGCTATAAACAATTAAGAATCTGTCTTTACTGTTACCAAAGCAAGATGCAGCCCAGCAGTTTGGCGCTGCTGGGATCAAGAGGTTGCCTGCTTCCACAATTCTTGTGGAATTGCCAAAACCAAAACCTCTATCTCACCCCCTTCATTATATCACACTTTGCATAACATGTGTTCCacatacactgagcactttgttaggaacacctgtacacctacagcAGTGCAAGGCATccaatcatgtagatactggtcatgagcttcagttaatgttcacatcatccATCAGGATggacgcccacacacacacacacacacacacacacaccaataaatACGTACTGAGTGTAATTCATGTCAATATACATTCAATTACACAatttataaacaaaatatataacatatagtttctaataaatacattttcagattAAGAGAAATACTCTTCCCAGATGACTTAAGATAATATTTAATCATATGGCCAACTGTTTGTTTGAATTACAGTCACGTCTCAAATAAATGACATACATTCTTGAAGCATACTCATGAAATATCCAAGAGAAGCTAGTAACAGTAGCCCAGTATTCAGGTTTAcctgtaattttattttgacgtttatttttcaaaagtcaTTTGTGACCGCTAGTTGATTTAATTTCGCTGAATTGCCATTTGGAGAACCGAAGCTGTTATGGCAAATTGAAGCGATATATAGCATATTTAAAATTTGAACAAACTTGATTGCCTTtcaattcattacatttcacTAACAACGGCGTAAAATAATACCCGCCGCATGAATGAATCTTGGTCGCGAGCCAGTTGTGTACTATTTGTAGTAAATAATCCACCCCAGTTGGAGTTGTGAGCATCCAGTCGGAATCCGACACCTTGTGGCATCAATATTGCCTTGAGCGTGGGAGAGATCAAAATACATGCATCTATCGCAAGATAGCCAACTCCTCTAAACCGCCTTCCGCATTGCTTGGCATCGAATATAAGGACGTGAAAGGAGACTGACATTAAACCAAAGACATCCCAAAATCGCTGTCCCTCCACCGGAGAGGCAACGGGTGGGTCGCAGAGGTATGTTCTGAAGTTGTTTTTGACGGACTGGTTGTAATAGGGACATAAAAAAAGGAAGCGACGGCAGAGGACGGACTAAGAGACGTCAGCGCGCTCAGAACTATAAATCTATCTCACCCAGCAGCATCCCCCGGCAAGGGAGCGCAGGCAGCTACACATCTGTACTGTTACGAGTCTCCAAAACCTGCGTCTGCTCGACCACTGTAGACCTCGCTCAGACATGCCCTATTTCTGACATCGGCGCACTGGAAGGAAAACATCGAAAGTGCTGATTTAAAATTGGTTTTATGTATTACAGCTCGTCGGGAGATGAAATCAAGTTTTTCCTTCTTCATTCGGATTGTGGAATGCACCGCTTTCTCTTGAAAAGCCTGTCATAATTCAGGTTTGGATGTAACTGTACTCATTTCACAAGAGGACAAATCCACAATCGCCCTGCATTTTTCATGGCtttatgggggttttttttgttttgttttttgagaagaCACGGAACTCTTAAGTCTGGTTCGCATTTCTGATGTCTTCATTCGACTCCTTGCAGTTGCCGATGTTGTGTCTCGCTCAGATTTCCATAGCGTATCTCAtgcaattaattttaatttgcaaCTGAGCTCCAGCAGagtttctcactcacacactgaccaatCGCCCCGTGCGCCAGTGAACCGACGCGTGGGGTCGTTTCTTTGAACTGCGAGAGGGGAATGAGGAAACAAGGTTGCCGATGTGATCTGTCAAAGGAGCATATTTTCATGTCCATCGTGTTGGTACGGACACATACGCGCACATTGTTTAAACGCATGGAAGTCTCTCTTCAAGAAGATTGTTGATCACATTATTGTGCATTGTCTCAGGATACCTTTTTCCAACGATAGACCTTGGGGAATTAAATGCATCGACCTGTATTCTGCTTGTTTTATATATTGACCACAGGTCTGCATGGACCCGATTTAAGGTGAGTTAGACTATTCATATCGATATGTTGAGTATGTTTCTGTAGGTGAAAATCGAATTATATAACAATGAAATGCATCCGAATTTCTTTTTCAACAGTCGAAGTCATATTGAGTCAATGAGTCATATTGTTTATGAGTTAAATTCGGTCTTCATATTTGGTAGTCTTTGGCAACATGGCATTTCTGACAGAATTTATATATGGGATTTGACACGTTGCACTGTTGCAAGTACCTTTAAACACCTGCTTTTGGTTCGCGTTTGTTGAAGAgacttttctcattttgtcattcagtttgattggttcaataaAAGAAAGCGCTTCGGGATAAAGAATCTTGTCATAACAGCTCCGGAAACCACTGATCAGGGTTCATATCGTGCTCGCGCGTAGTCTGGAAAGCTCTCGTTTTCCATGCACACTTGAGGTTAATTTCCTAATTGCCTTATTTGGCACGAAGGTGTTATTTGGTCGAGTTGTATACGTTTATTAAGAATATTAAGGAGTGTTCGGGTATTTGAGAAACACCATCTGGCGGCAGCCAGATTCTGTTGGGATTAATTCCGCTGAGCATACCCTTGGTCTCATAACCCGCACGGTTTCCCTTCACTAGATTTTAAAACTTGCGCTTTGGTGTGCCTTTAAACTTTGAACAGAATTCATACAGCCTATAGAATGAGAAGGATAGTTACCTAACTGTTTATTATATAGCGAAGTGTTTGTCAGATAGCCTATTTGTTGCCTTGATTTGTGAAATGTTATTGTTGCAGAATGAATTGCACAAACGGTTtaggcctattattattattattattattattattattattattattattattattagtattgtttattttttcaaatgaagAAACCATTAGGTTATAACATGTTATTGTCCAAAATTAGGCCTACAGCAAATGGCGTGCACCTAAACAGCACAATTAATAACCAAAAGCAATGAATTATGTATAATTCAATAATGTATCGTTTTTGGGTAGGCTATATTACGCTACAATTGGCTATAGATTAGAAGGTCGAAGCAGTCCTCTCCTATTCTATTAACTTATCTGTAAAACTTTGGTACAGCGCAACTCGACAGAGATCATTTTGTGATGTAAAGTGGTTAACAGGTATCTAGCTATAGGCTATAGTCGGAAGAGACTAGAATAGTTCGAAATACAGTGTGCAAGATGTTGACTAAATCCCGACTTCATACGTTTTCATGTGGCCTCCACAGGTAACAActtagcatctgctaaattattgtaatgtaacCATGACACGGCGCCAGCCCGAAAGCGGTATGAACAATTCAGTTGTAGCTGGAAGATGTAGCGCTCtgatgatatttttttttaattaaactccCCATGCTTTGTGATAGGTTCCTTCATAGGAACTACATCTAAAATGAAGTTATGGGACTTTCTGGCCACGTGTTTCTTGCTGCTGAGCACCGCCTCCACGAACCCGCTGTTCCGAAACCTGCAGTCCGCACAAACGTCGAGCTTCTTGGAGCAGCTCGGTGATGTTCCGTCGCTACCACTGGATAAAGCCGAGTCTGTACCGGAATCAAAATCCGAAGCTGAATCTGTCACTCTGCAAGAATCCTCAACTGAAGACCACTGTAAGTGAAACATGTAAAATTATGCGACAGTCCCAACTGTAAATTAatctttattttagttttcccCTGTTACTCTATTTACTCTATTTCAAAGATCTAATCTTCATTCTGTTGATCCTATAATCTTTTAcgcaatgaaaatgtatttatggtgACAGTAGTTCTAGAGCCTGTGAACCAaaccttttttaaatgacatttagaAAACATTTGATATCCTTTCACCTACCTGTGACACTGAGTGAAAAACATAcagtcagtgaccactttattaggtacacttgTACACCAGCGTGCCAGTGCAAtcaaaccagccaatcatgtggcagcaactgaatgcataaaagcatgcctacatggtcaagagattcagttgtTGGTCAGACCAAagtgaatggtgcgaaaaacaacaaatatataAAGTGAGAAGCAGGTCTGTGGGCgaaaaacgccttgttgatgagagaggtcagaagagaagggccagacttgttgacaggctgacaggaaggtgacagtaacacaaataaccacatgtCACAACAGTGaacaagagcatctctgaacaacacATGGAACCCTGAAGAGgactggctacagcagcagaggaccacACTAGCTTCCACTCCTGgcagctaagaacaggaaactGTGCCTACAGTGGGCGCAGGCTCACCAAGAGTGGAAGATGGGAAAAATGTTGCCTGGTCTGACAAATCTAGATTTCTGCTGTGATATGCAGATGGTAGGGCCTGAATCTGGCATAAACAACATGAGTCCATGGATCCACCCTGCCCTGTGTCTACGGTTCAGGAGTCCATGGATCCACCCTGCCCCGTGTCTACGGTTCATGTTGGTGGCGGTGCTGTAATGGTGTGGGCAATATTCTCTGAGCACTCATTAGGCCTTTTAATACAAATTGAGCATTGTTTCAATGCCCCAGCCTACCTGGGTGTTGTTGCTGACCAACATCATCCCCAAAGGGCCATACCCTTCTTCTGATAGCTTCCAGCAGATTAACACCCCACGTCACAAAGCACACGTCATCACAAGCTGGTTCCACGAACATGACAGTGAGTTCAGTCCAATGGCCTCCACAGTCAGCATGTCTCAATCTAATGGAGAACCTTTTGGATGTGGTGGAACGGTCGATTCTTAGTAAGAATTTGCAGCTGAAAAGTGTGCGATGCTATCGTGTCAAAATGGAGTAGAATCTGTGAGGAGTGTCTACAGCACCCTGTTCAGCCCATGCCACGGAGAATACAGGCTGCTGTGGGGACCTGCCCAGTACCAGGAAGGtgtacataataaagtggtcactgactgtatatactgtatatcttacTCTGTCTTAACTGTAGAATAAGATACCGTGTCTAATTGATAGTGCCTAAATCGTACCAGTCTAGTTCAGGGGTGCACAGCTCCTGGAGGGCCAATCTGTTTTCATCAATcaattttgttccaaccaatgaccttcatttatttttctgacatatCTAGAAATTATGCTGGTTCACATCTGTACTTGTGTAGAGTAatatctttaggatacacttgcagtctgcagctgtagctggtgcatataaaTCATTAAGGGCAggagttggcacaaaatcctgaaacggatcggcccttgctgtgcgcCCGTGATCCAGTTCCATTTGTTTCCAGTGTGACAGCTACTAGCCATTGTCACAAGGCATATTATACTAATAGAATaatatgcaaataaacacaGTTTTGAGTGCATATGGAAGCTCACCAAGAGCCTTGCATGAACTTGGACCAATCATATGAATCAGTGGCAGGACACTCACGGAAATAATGTCTTTTTCAATATACTTGACAtaatgtacacactcacagagagcaACCAACGGCTAGGAAACAGAAAGAGTGAAATGCCTATCTCTGCCAAGAATGTATCAATCTCCCATTGCCTGGAGGGTTACATTACCATCTATATTTAATAAAACCTTCAATTTATATCAAGTATGCGTTCCTAGTGAGTCAGAAGCTTAGGATGTTGGTAGTTTTTCTTTGCGGGTTTCATTTCATAACAGGGGTAGCTGCGCAGAAAATGTTGGAGGGGCaggcaaaaaatataatttctttTGTTGACTGCTGTTGcatatatgtaaaaatatgttacATATCTGTGAACCGGGGAAGTTAATATTCAAGTTTCATATTTAATGTCTCATTCGTCTATAAAAAAACGAAATATATGCAACATTTCTAGGACATTAGACATTAGTGCCCGAACATCTTGTCTTGtgtagattaaaataaaaatgcggCCCATCGGGTATAGTTACCCCCCCGACACACAAATGTGACTTTATCCATTTATTACAATAAGCCCAAAACAGACAAGACTCAAAGGGGAAATGGCTGCACTGTGCTTTTAAGCTTTAACTGTCAGATTAAACTGTCAGTGAATGTTTATGACTGTTTTTGCGCTGCAAGGGAGagaaactccatttgtttaaaaTGACCTTGCACTCTGCCATGAAGCAATGAGTCCCAAGATGCTTTTAACaggaaaaaaatcattttacttttttggatTAGTAACACCTACCTGCTTCGATGTTTTCAGGCTGGGAATTATATTGTTGAATATTAAGGATTGTTTCCAGTATACTCTATATAGCATTTGGTtcaatttgaaaagaaaacttttaaaaatataataattgaaACAGGTACTTTTTCAAACTATGCTTATTACGTTTGGATAGATGCTGAGCTAGCTGTAAAAGAGCAAGTACTTGGAAGACTGTAAGATTGTTCAGTGTGTAGGGGGCATGCAGTCAAActgctgtgtctctctgtgtggccAGGAGTTAGATTCCCAGCTCTGTCAGTAACCCTCTCTGCTTCCCCCCTTCCTGaataaagagggaaaaaaatataaatacggCAGGcagtctgcaaaaaaaaaaattcctgaCACACACTAGtatattatttgttattctCAATAGTGTATTTGTCTATACATTTCTAGATAGTGTTAGTTCGTTTCTAAACGTGTTGTTAACACCATTTTTTTTTCCGTGTCTGTAACCTCTGGGAGAAGAAACCAGAGTCGAGGAGGTGTGGATGTTTCTGCTTCAGCCCTGTTGAATAGagcctctgtgtttctgtcggCACACAATGGCCGGTGTCCGTCAAAGGGAAGCGGACTGTATAAACAGATCGGCGCTCACCTGATACCGTTGTAATGTTCCAGTCGAGTGTGGGCCCAGGTGTGTCGCGTTACCTGTCACCTGGCAGTGGAAGAAGTGACACGGCAGACAGAGGGCTCGTGTTATGACTCACCAGACACTGCTCGGCCGCTTCACTGCAGCCGTTAGTCCCACAAACtgtgccagacctgggtcacatacATCATTGTTTAggatttcaaatacttttctgtgttcggttgatcttgcctggtgcaattgagccaaccaagaggaccagaaggaggGGTTTGCCCTTATTGAGAGTATTCCATagcttccaatacaccagacaaatgTAAAGAAGTATTTGATTCCAAAAcatttacgtatttgacccaggtctgaactgTACAGGCTTACACATAAAAGCAATGGCTTGAttaacacatacatttttactAATATATTGTTATGTTGAATATCAAGTAAGCTGTCAGTTGAACAGGTAAATTACACAGTCTACGCATATTTGGATAGAGTGGTAAAAAAAGAGTTTACAATAGCTCACCACCTCTTCTGTCCCTGACAGAGAAGAGGAGTGATGCACTGCGTAATTGTTTCAGAAGGACTGACCTCATACGGCACTGTCCATCTCTCCGTGGCTCCTGCCTCATGCTCAGATGTGAAGAGTCTTACACGTGAATCTTACTCACAGCTCACGCTCACTTCTAACCATCCTTGTTGTCATCATATGCCCCATTGCGATCGTTGTAAATGTCGTCCTCAAGTTGTAAACTCTTTAAACGGGCCGTGACCTTTGTAGATGCTTCCCACATCCTGTCGAGCAATCAATAGGGTCTTCTGATTCGCCCTCGGCAGAAGCCAAAGGACTGGTCTCCTTAAAGGAGTCATTGTGTGATTCACAAGATATCAAAAGGACTCCCCGATTTTCTGTGTGGCTTTGGAGGAAGCGCTGCAGTGTGAACGGCTGTCACAGTTGTTTCCAGAAGTTTCTTTTCATGATGTATTTTACTCCCTTTGGGAACTATAATTCTTCAGACTTTTTTTGTGTGAGCGGCCATCTTGGAGTGCCATTACTAACAAAAGGCTGTTTTCCCTTCTCACCTTTTGTCACGTAGACGAAATGGACGGCCCCTACCCGGAGGAATATGAAGACGTGATGGAGTTCATCCAGGCTACGATCCGAAGACTGCGTCGATCCCCTGAGCGGGGCGGCGGTGGCCGGGGCAGGAGAGGGCGGGAGAGACAGAGGTCCCAGGCCAACCGGGGCGGCCGGGAGGACAAGAAGGGGCGGGGGCGTGGAGGAAGGGGCAACCGCGGGCGCAACCGCGGATGCGTGCTCAAGCAGGTGCACCTCAACGTGACGGACCTGGGTTTGGGGTACCGGACCAAAGAGGAGCTGATCTTCAGGTACTGCAGCGGCCCCTGTGTAAACTCTGAGACCAATTATGACAAGATCCTCAACAACCTCACCCACAACAAGAAGCTGGAGCCAGACTCACCGGCGAAAGCCTGCTGCCGCCCCACCGCCTTCGACGACGACCTCTCTTTCCTGGATGACAGTTTGGAGTACCACACTCTGAAGAGGCACTCGGCCAAGCGctgtggctgtgtctgactTCCTGTCCAAACACGGACCAGACGGACGGGCAAGGGGGGACGGGTCCCTCAGCCCCAAACGCCCCTGCGTGGGCGAGGAGTCAGTGCTGCCCCCAGAGAGGGAAAAGGACCAAGGCCGGGACACTTGCTCAGAAGGTCGTGGGGTCACAAAGGATGAACGGCGATCAGGTAGCCCCGATAAGACGAAAACAAGACTTTGCTCATGGACGGAGCATAACTTCTTTACAGGGAGAAGTCACACAGTAATTACTTAGCATATCCCCTCTCCCAAGGATCAGTTTACCGCCTTCTGTCGAGAGTGCTCTTTCTCAAATTTGTAGTGAACTTTCGAAACTTCCTTGTTTACCAACAAATGTTTCACCACACTCAGACGAAATGCTGTGCAGTCAGTACATTCTTCAAGTCAAATATAAAACCAACAGAAGTATAATTGTATAATACTGTTACACGGAAGGTCATACCAACTCCCTGCACATTTGGAGTTGGTGCTACTGGGCTCTATGGAAAGGAATTGTGGG containing:
- the gdnfb gene encoding glial cell line-derived neurotrophic factor, translated to MKLWDFLATCFLLLSTASTNPLFRNLQSAQTSSFLEQLGDVPSLPLDKAESVPESKSEAESVTLQESSTEDHYEMDGPYPEEYEDVMEFIQATIRRLRRSPERGGGGRGRRGRERQRSQANRGGREDKKGRGRGGRGNRGRNRGCVLKQVHLNVTDLGLGYRTKEELIFRYCSGPCVNSETNYDKILNNLTHNKKLEPDSPAKACCRPTAFDDDLSFLDDSLEYHTLKRHSAKRCGCV